From Echinicola soli, a single genomic window includes:
- a CDS encoding SUF system Fe-S cluster assembly protein translates to MAEENQTAQPANIPELRDKVVQAIKLVYDPEIPVDVYELGLIYEISVFPVNNVYVLMTLTSPNCPAAESIPAEVKDRIQQIQGINDVEVELTFDPPYSQDMMSEAAKLELGFM, encoded by the coding sequence ATGGCTGAAGAAAATCAAACTGCACAACCTGCCAATATCCCTGAGCTTAGGGACAAGGTGGTCCAGGCAATCAAATTGGTATATGATCCAGAGATTCCTGTGGACGTTTATGAACTGGGACTGATCTATGAAATCAGTGTCTTCCCTGTGAACAACGTTTATGTATTAATGACCCTGACATCACCCAACTGTCCTGCTGCAGAATCTATTCCTGCTGAAGTAAAAGACCGGATCCAGCAGATCCAAGGAATTAACGACGTAGAAGTAGAACTTACCTTTGATCCACCCTACTCGCAGGACATGATGTCCGAAGCAGCTAAGTTGGAACTAGGATTTATGTAA
- a CDS encoding SufE family protein, whose amino-acid sequence MSDIKQVQEEIIDEFSILEGDRESTIFYIMELGNQLDEFPEEARLDENLIKGCQSKVWLTTEVKDQKIIFKADSNTDITKGLISLLIRVLSGRSPKEIIDEDLYFIEKIGMGNIIGSQRSNGLASMIKQMKLYAIAYQSKLNV is encoded by the coding sequence ATGAGTGACATCAAGCAAGTTCAGGAAGAAATCATAGACGAATTTTCTATTCTGGAAGGCGACAGAGAGTCGACCATATTTTACATCATGGAATTGGGAAACCAATTGGATGAGTTTCCCGAAGAAGCCAGACTGGACGAAAACCTGATCAAAGGCTGCCAGTCAAAAGTATGGCTAACCACCGAAGTAAAAGACCAAAAAATCATCTTCAAAGCCGATTCCAATACAGACATTACCAAAGGTTTGATCAGTTTACTGATCAGGGTACTTTCAGGTAGGTCTCCAAAAGAAATCATAGACGAGGATCTTTACTTTATCGAAAAAATAGGCATGGGCAATATCATTGGTTCCCAACGATCCAATGGTCTAGCTTCCATGATCAAACAAATGAAGTTATACGCAATAGCTTACCAATCAAAACTAAACGTGTAG